In Gemmata obscuriglobus, a single genomic region encodes these proteins:
- a CDS encoding peptidase — MRRFTFGLAVLSVMAGNLSAQQPPPGLPSARVQHVFPAGIRAGASVEVTVTGTDLEEPEKLLFAHPGLKGEWIKPPTEPTPDPKDPKKTTPPPKTNPAGPHTFKVTAAADVPPGVYDLRVVGKWGASNPRSFVVGDLPEVNEKEPNNDVPDAQKIEIGTTVNGVIANPTDVDYTTFAGKKGQRVLVSCLATSVDSKATPMIEVYEATGRKLATSRNYRESDALTDVVLPADGEYLIRLFQFTYTAGGPDYVYRLTVSAAPWIDAVFPPVVEPGKPTPVTLYGRNLPGGQPTEYTADGRALEKLTVSVTPPGVPAAVTQLASRAHVEPTCALQDGFGYSLKGPNGTSNPVTIYFARDKLTVKTKSAGGPDAAEVVPTPGEVAGFLARRGERDWVAFVAKKGEKVTIDLAAERIGASGDFFFSVRDGKDPKRDLSGDQDDDNDTLHPSGFYTRTTDPAPYQFTAPEDGRYLIAIGCRESSYLNGPTAAYRLRIGQPLPDFRAVVMPYSRFYQTGSSAWQGGTQAYHVFAHRTDGYSGAIGVTVEGLPAGVTAQPLTIGPAARWGVLVLDVAPGAAPANAAVTVKLTGTDAAGKKLERVARPASVVWGTNQPDQNVPVLAKLDQSLVVAIRAEKAPFSIKADIPNAVVKPASGKDKEEKVNGPVVVLRQGDKATVPVKVSWTVPEKPNVTLTAEPLAQNQQGQPVAVQFATQPTKDKPDVLVNIDAKTGSVPGTYTIVFRGTAPVAFAKDPTAKQKPNVPAEAFGTPITVLVVPSALGRFTTGPLPNNTLKLGTSTDLPIKVERLHDFAGEYKVSFVPAKDATGVTATDVVIAAGKDEVKLLLKTAPDAKPGALAGTVVVTALYGGKHPVTYENKVSFNLAK; from the coding sequence ATGCGCCGGTTCACGTTCGGCCTCGCGGTCCTATCTGTGATGGCCGGGAACCTCTCGGCCCAGCAGCCCCCACCCGGGCTCCCGTCGGCCCGCGTGCAGCACGTGTTCCCCGCCGGCATAAGGGCCGGCGCGTCGGTCGAAGTCACCGTCACCGGAACCGACCTGGAAGAGCCCGAAAAGCTGCTGTTCGCGCACCCGGGACTGAAGGGCGAGTGGATCAAGCCGCCCACGGAACCAACACCGGACCCCAAAGACCCGAAAAAGACCACCCCGCCGCCGAAGACCAACCCCGCCGGCCCGCACACGTTCAAAGTGACGGCCGCGGCCGACGTGCCGCCCGGCGTGTACGACTTGCGGGTCGTGGGCAAGTGGGGGGCGAGCAACCCGCGCTCGTTCGTCGTCGGCGATTTACCCGAGGTGAACGAGAAGGAACCGAACAACGACGTTCCGGACGCGCAAAAGATCGAAATCGGCACCACCGTCAACGGAGTCATCGCGAACCCGACGGACGTCGATTACACCACGTTCGCCGGAAAGAAGGGGCAGCGGGTTCTGGTCTCGTGCCTCGCGACCAGCGTCGACAGCAAGGCCACGCCAATGATCGAGGTCTACGAGGCCACCGGCCGCAAACTTGCCACCAGCCGCAACTACCGCGAGTCGGACGCCCTCACCGACGTGGTGCTCCCCGCCGACGGCGAATACCTGATCCGGCTGTTCCAGTTCACATACACTGCCGGCGGCCCGGACTACGTTTACCGCCTCACCGTGAGCGCCGCCCCGTGGATCGACGCGGTGTTCCCGCCCGTGGTCGAACCCGGCAAGCCGACTCCGGTGACGCTGTACGGCCGCAACCTGCCCGGCGGCCAACCGACGGAATACACCGCGGACGGCCGCGCGCTCGAAAAGCTCACCGTGTCGGTCACCCCGCCGGGCGTCCCCGCCGCGGTCACCCAGCTCGCGAGCCGCGCGCACGTCGAACCGACCTGCGCCCTTCAGGACGGCTTCGGGTACAGTCTGAAAGGGCCGAACGGCACGTCGAACCCGGTCACGATTTACTTCGCCCGCGACAAGCTGACCGTAAAGACAAAGTCTGCCGGCGGGCCGGACGCTGCGGAAGTCGTCCCGACGCCGGGTGAGGTCGCCGGGTTCCTCGCCAGGAGGGGCGAGCGCGACTGGGTCGCGTTCGTCGCGAAGAAGGGCGAGAAGGTGACCATCGACCTCGCCGCGGAGCGGATCGGGGCGAGCGGCGACTTCTTCTTCTCGGTCCGCGACGGCAAAGACCCGAAGCGCGACCTCAGCGGCGATCAGGACGACGACAACGACACGCTCCACCCATCCGGGTTCTACACCCGCACCACGGACCCGGCCCCGTACCAGTTCACCGCGCCCGAGGACGGCAGATACCTGATCGCGATCGGCTGCCGCGAGTCGAGCTACTTGAACGGCCCGACGGCGGCCTACCGGCTGCGCATCGGGCAACCGCTCCCGGACTTCCGCGCGGTGGTGATGCCGTACAGCCGCTTCTACCAGACCGGCTCCTCGGCATGGCAGGGCGGGACGCAGGCGTACCACGTGTTCGCCCACCGCACCGACGGCTACAGCGGCGCGATCGGGGTCACGGTTGAAGGCCTCCCCGCGGGGGTAACCGCTCAGCCGCTCACCATTGGCCCGGCGGCGCGCTGGGGCGTGCTGGTGCTCGATGTCGCGCCCGGCGCCGCTCCGGCGAACGCCGCAGTCACGGTCAAACTCACGGGTACCGACGCCGCCGGCAAAAAGCTCGAACGGGTCGCGCGCCCAGCCTCGGTCGTGTGGGGCACGAACCAGCCGGACCAAAACGTGCCCGTACTCGCCAAACTCGACCAGTCGCTGGTCGTCGCGATACGTGCCGAGAAGGCGCCTTTCAGCATCAAAGCGGACATCCCCAATGCGGTCGTCAAGCCCGCAAGCGGAAAAGACAAGGAAGAGAAGGTCAACGGCCCCGTCGTCGTGCTGCGGCAGGGAGACAAGGCGACCGTGCCGGTGAAGGTGAGCTGGACGGTCCCCGAGAAGCCGAACGTCACACTGACGGCCGAGCCGCTGGCGCAGAACCAGCAAGGTCAGCCGGTGGCGGTCCAGTTCGCGACCCAGCCGACAAAAGACAAGCCGGACGTGCTGGTGAACATCGACGCCAAGACCGGCAGCGTGCCGGGCACGTATACGATCGTCTTCCGCGGCACGGCCCCGGTGGCGTTTGCAAAAGATCCAACGGCGAAACAAAAGCCGAACGTTCCCGCGGAGGCGTTCGGCACGCCGATCACGGTCCTCGTGGTGCCGTCGGCTCTCGGGCGGTTCACCACCGGGCCGCTGCCGAACAACACGCTCAAACTCGGCACGAGTACCGATCTGCCGATCAAGGTGGAGCGGCTCCACGACTTCGCGGGCGAGTACAAGGTGTCGTTCGTGCCCGCAAAGGACGCGACCGGGGTGACCGCGACAGACGTTGTGATTGCCGCGGGCAAGGACGAGGTGAAGCTGCTGCTCAAGACCGCTCCCGACGCCAAGCCCGGCGCACTGGCCGGCACCGTCGTGGTCACGGCCCTCTATGGCGGGAAACACCCCGTTACCTACGAGAACAAAGTCAGCTTCAACCTGGCGAAGTAA
- a CDS encoding DUF1559 domain-containing protein: MRKRSAFTLIEILVVIAIIAVLIGLLLPAVQKVRGAAARTQCANNLKQIAIACHNYESARGALPPGDIPPPDPLYFLNAHVALLPYLEQDAVYRQAQADCASMPITHLAPPHVGLRTLVKAYQCPADDRQGWLHRTPNGVVVALTGYLGVSGVGDEKSPSGVIYSGSSTRITDVTDGTTNTLLFGERPPTPDYLCGWWYMGYAHTASEAFLPVQALRGEPEVSSLGAAYRSCGPGPYSFTDGDLTSVCHAYHFWSRHSGGAHFAFCDGSVKFVRYEADAILSALATRSGGETVSAPD, encoded by the coding sequence ATGCGCAAACGCTCCGCATTCACGCTGATTGAGATCCTGGTGGTGATCGCCATCATCGCCGTCCTCATCGGCCTCCTGCTCCCGGCGGTGCAGAAGGTGCGCGGCGCGGCGGCCCGGACACAATGTGCTAACAACCTCAAGCAGATCGCTATTGCCTGCCACAACTACGAATCGGCCCGTGGCGCGTTGCCCCCCGGTGACATCCCGCCCCCCGACCCGTTGTACTTCCTGAACGCGCACGTCGCGCTGCTCCCCTACCTCGAGCAGGACGCGGTGTACCGGCAAGCGCAAGCCGACTGTGCGAGCATGCCCATCACCCACCTCGCCCCGCCGCACGTCGGGCTGCGGACGCTGGTGAAAGCCTATCAATGCCCGGCGGACGATCGGCAGGGGTGGCTGCACCGCACACCAAACGGTGTTGTCGTGGCCCTCACCGGCTACCTCGGCGTTTCCGGTGTCGGCGACGAGAAAAGCCCGTCGGGGGTGATTTACAGCGGGTCGAGTACGCGCATCACCGACGTGACCGACGGCACGACCAACACGCTGCTCTTCGGCGAGCGCCCGCCAACGCCGGACTACTTGTGCGGTTGGTGGTACATGGGTTACGCACACACCGCGAGTGAGGCCTTCCTCCCCGTGCAGGCGTTGCGTGGCGAACCTGAAGTGAGCTCACTCGGAGCGGCGTACCGGTCCTGCGGTCCCGGCCCGTATTCGTTCACGGATGGCGACCTGACGAGCGTTTGCCACGCCTACCACTTCTGGAGCCGACACTCGGGCGGGGCACACTTTGCGTTCTGCGACGGGTCCGTGAAGTTCGTCCGGTACGAGGCCGACGCGATCCTGTCGGCTCTCGCCACGCGGTCCGGGGGAGAGACCGTCTCTGCTCCGGATTGA
- a CDS encoding c-type cytochrome domain-containing protein, giving the protein MRRLAALVFVLLVARSDAQDKKDDLYPPIPTVDLKRKEPVEYAKDIEPIFENKCMTCHAGGTLRGKYDMSTYEKVMKGGKRGAKIIVPGKADESFFFRACARLEQPMMPPKTDEPLNSQELSLIKLWIDQGAKAPTSVRVKERPLVNLPPVLVKPVRAVAVAPDGKSIAASRGNQVHLFELKTVPAAKKGDKDKTEWAYATSLFDPQLKTPDRKPAKAAHISLVESMAFSPDGKTLATGSFQELTLWDVAKGEPRQRVGGFVDRVCTIAYSADGKRFATGGGAPTEDGEIKVFDAGTAKLFAEIKAGHSDTVFGVTFSPDGKLLATGGADKFVKVFELPAEVGQPAKFVKSFEGHTHHVMGVGWTPDGKKLASCGADNFVKVWDYEKGEKIRDMQGHQKQVTALAFVGKTSQFVTGSGDASVRMWNADNGGNVRSFPGASDFVYAVSASPDGEVVVSGCEDGTVRVYNGKNGTLLKAALPPDAEPKSGEKK; this is encoded by the coding sequence ATGCGCCGGCTCGCTGCGCTCGTGTTCGTGCTGCTCGTCGCCCGGAGCGACGCGCAGGACAAGAAAGACGACCTGTACCCGCCGATCCCGACCGTCGACCTGAAGCGCAAGGAGCCGGTCGAGTACGCCAAGGACATCGAGCCGATCTTTGAGAACAAGTGCATGACGTGCCACGCCGGCGGCACCCTGCGCGGCAAGTACGACATGAGCACCTACGAGAAGGTGATGAAGGGCGGCAAGCGCGGGGCGAAGATCATCGTCCCGGGCAAGGCGGACGAGAGCTTCTTCTTCCGCGCGTGCGCCCGCCTCGAACAGCCGATGATGCCGCCCAAAACCGACGAGCCGCTCAACTCACAGGAGCTTTCGCTCATCAAACTGTGGATCGACCAGGGCGCGAAGGCCCCGACCAGCGTGCGCGTCAAGGAGCGGCCGCTCGTGAACTTGCCGCCGGTGCTGGTGAAACCGGTGCGGGCGGTCGCGGTGGCGCCGGACGGCAAGAGCATCGCCGCCAGCCGCGGGAACCAAGTTCACCTCTTCGAGTTGAAGACGGTTCCGGCCGCGAAGAAGGGCGACAAGGATAAGACCGAGTGGGCCTACGCCACGTCCCTCTTCGACCCGCAGCTCAAGACCCCGGACAGGAAGCCCGCGAAGGCGGCGCACATCTCCCTCGTGGAGTCGATGGCGTTCAGCCCCGACGGCAAGACGCTCGCCACCGGCAGCTTCCAGGAGCTGACGCTCTGGGACGTCGCGAAGGGCGAACCCCGGCAGCGCGTCGGCGGGTTCGTGGACCGCGTGTGCACGATCGCCTACTCGGCCGACGGCAAGCGGTTCGCCACCGGCGGCGGGGCGCCGACCGAGGACGGCGAGATCAAGGTGTTCGACGCCGGCACCGCGAAGCTGTTCGCGGAAATCAAAGCGGGCCACAGCGACACGGTGTTCGGGGTCACGTTCAGCCCGGACGGCAAGCTGCTCGCCACCGGCGGCGCCGACAAGTTCGTCAAGGTGTTCGAGTTACCCGCCGAAGTGGGGCAGCCGGCCAAGTTCGTGAAATCGTTCGAGGGCCACACGCACCACGTCATGGGCGTTGGCTGGACCCCCGACGGGAAAAAGCTCGCATCGTGCGGGGCCGACAACTTCGTGAAGGTGTGGGATTACGAGAAGGGCGAGAAGATCCGCGACATGCAGGGGCACCAGAAGCAGGTAACGGCCCTCGCGTTCGTGGGCAAAACGTCCCAGTTCGTGACCGGCAGCGGGGACGCGAGCGTCCGCATGTGGAACGCGGACAACGGCGGCAACGTGCGATCGTTCCCGGGGGCCAGCGACTTCGTGTACGCGGTCAGCGCGAGCCCCGATGGCGAGGTGGTCGTGAGCGGGTGCGAGGACGGCACCGTTCGCGTGTACAACGGCAAGAACGGCACGCTGCTGAAAGCCGCCCTGCCGCCCGACGCGGAACCGAAGAGCGGCGAGAAGAAGTAG
- the odhB gene encoding 2-oxoglutarate dehydrogenase complex dihydrolipoyllysine-residue succinyltransferase, whose translation MAIEQVVMPKGGESISEGTLNRWFKPDGAFVKADEPLFEMGTDKASQEVVAPAAGVVKHLVKEGETLPVGAAVAQIDTDAKAPAAGAAPAPAKPQAAAAAPVSKDGAIPSPAAARVLAEAGVSAADVKGTGPNGRILKEDAVAATTAKAPDTNGRTAAEAKPAPAAPSAPPRAPGERVTREPMSKIRKTIANRLLDSQNTTATLTTFNEADMTAIQDLRAKYNDKFEKKFGVKLGFMSVFAKAAVEALKSFPLVNARIDGDQIVHQHFYDIGVAVSTEKGLMVPVIRDVDKLGFADIEKSIAAVAKKARDGKITYADLEGGTFTITNGGIFGSMMSTPILNPPQVAILGMHSIQKRAVVVNDQVVVRPMMYLALSYDHRLIDGREAVQFLVRIKDCVENPERILFEV comes from the coding sequence ATGGCAATCGAGCAGGTGGTGATGCCGAAGGGCGGCGAATCGATCTCCGAGGGCACACTGAACCGCTGGTTCAAGCCGGACGGGGCGTTCGTGAAGGCCGACGAGCCGCTCTTCGAGATGGGCACCGACAAGGCTTCTCAGGAAGTGGTCGCCCCGGCCGCCGGGGTGGTCAAGCACCTGGTGAAAGAGGGCGAGACGCTCCCGGTCGGCGCCGCCGTCGCCCAGATCGACACCGACGCGAAGGCGCCCGCGGCCGGGGCAGCCCCCGCGCCGGCGAAACCGCAAGCGGCCGCGGCGGCGCCCGTGTCCAAAGACGGGGCAATCCCGTCGCCGGCAGCGGCGCGCGTGCTGGCCGAGGCGGGCGTGAGCGCCGCGGACGTGAAGGGGACGGGGCCGAACGGGCGCATCCTGAAAGAAGACGCCGTCGCGGCCACGACCGCCAAGGCGCCCGATACGAACGGCCGGACCGCGGCGGAAGCGAAGCCGGCTCCGGCCGCCCCCAGCGCGCCCCCGCGGGCGCCGGGCGAGCGCGTCACGCGCGAGCCGATGTCGAAGATCCGCAAGACCATCGCCAACCGGCTGCTCGACAGCCAAAACACCACGGCCACGTTGACCACGTTCAACGAGGCCGACATGACCGCGATTCAAGACCTTCGCGCGAAGTACAACGACAAGTTCGAGAAGAAGTTCGGGGTGAAGCTCGGGTTCATGTCGGTGTTCGCCAAGGCAGCGGTGGAGGCGCTGAAGTCGTTCCCACTCGTGAACGCCCGCATCGACGGGGACCAGATCGTCCACCAGCACTTCTACGATATCGGCGTCGCGGTCAGCACCGAGAAGGGGCTGATGGTGCCGGTGATCCGCGACGTGGACAAGCTGGGGTTCGCCGACATCGAGAAGTCGATCGCGGCCGTGGCGAAGAAGGCCCGCGACGGCAAAATCACCTACGCCGACCTCGAAGGCGGCACGTTCACCATCACGAACGGCGGCATCTTCGGGTCGATGATGAGCACGCCGATCCTGAACCCGCCGCAGGTGGCGATTCTGGGCATGCACAGCATCCAGAAGCGCGCCGTCGTGGTGAACGATCAGGTCGTGGTCCGGCCGATGATGTACCTGGCGCTCAGCTACGACCACCGGCTGATCGACGGCCGCGAAGCGGTGCAGTTCCTCGTGCGCATCAAGGACTGCGTGGAGAACCCGGAACGCATCCTGTTTGAAGTTTGA
- a CDS encoding ABC transporter ATP-binding protein: MSLAIETHRLARDFGDFRAVDGLDLRVEGGTFYGFLGPNGAGKSTTIKMLTGLLAPSAGSVRVLGRDMSDHVQALDARRHIGVIAENLSLFDNLTAREYLTFVGRMHLMPRATVRARADELLDLLGLADEGTKLSLEYSHGMKKKLALAAALLPNPDLLFLDEPFEGVDAITSRVIRDLLAGFVARGSTVFLTSHVLEIVERLCTHVGIIAGGRLVEQASLELIRQGDTLENRFIQLAGADAVAAPKLAWLEVAQ; encoded by the coding sequence ATGAGCCTGGCCATAGAGACCCATCGACTGGCCCGTGACTTCGGCGATTTTCGTGCCGTGGACGGCCTCGACTTGCGGGTGGAAGGCGGAACCTTCTACGGGTTCCTGGGACCGAACGGCGCCGGTAAGTCGACGACCATCAAGATGCTCACCGGTTTGCTCGCCCCGAGCGCGGGCTCCGTGCGCGTGCTCGGCCGGGACATGAGTGACCACGTGCAGGCGCTCGACGCGCGGCGGCACATCGGGGTGATCGCCGAGAACCTGTCCCTGTTCGACAACCTGACCGCCCGCGAGTACCTGACGTTCGTCGGCCGGATGCACCTGATGCCCCGGGCCACGGTCCGCGCCCGGGCCGACGAACTGCTCGACCTGCTGGGGCTGGCCGACGAGGGGACGAAGCTCTCCCTTGAATACTCGCACGGGATGAAGAAGAAGCTCGCGCTGGCCGCGGCACTGCTGCCGAACCCGGACCTGCTGTTCCTGGACGAACCGTTCGAGGGGGTGGACGCGATCACCTCTCGGGTGATCCGCGACTTACTGGCCGGGTTCGTGGCCCGCGGCTCGACGGTGTTCCTGACCTCGCACGTTCTGGAGATCGTGGAGCGGCTCTGCACGCACGTGGGGATCATTGCGGGCGGTCGGCTGGTCGAGCAGGCGTCTTTGGAGTTGATCCGCCAGGGCGACACGCTGGAGAACCGGTTCATCCAACTGGCCGGTGCGGACGCGGTTGCGGCGCCGAAACTCGCCTGGCTGGAGGTTGCCCAGTGA
- a CDS encoding 2-oxoglutarate dehydrogenase E1 component — MFSENGEYVEAQFRRWQQDKNSVDQTWQAFFAGMQFAGTLPGGAAPAGGSGSGAASSADLRVQTGVTRLVFWYRQAGHLQADVNPLASDPPPPCPLLKLENFGLSEADLDRTIDGSMYYGLNGPATLRDLLTTLKATYCGTTGIEYMHIDSLDVRSWIASRLEPTCNRPMLKLRQKYRILLTLHQAELFEKFLHTKYVGQKRFSLEGGETLIPVLDAIIEKGPSLGVKEVVIGMAHRGRLNVLANTLHKPFSEIFNEFEDNYLPLSTHDGDGDVKYHLGFSADVETADGGTVHLSVTPNPSHLEIVNPVVEGRVRAKQRRHGDKERVTGVPVLIHGDAAFAGQGVIMETFNLMNLAGYRTGGTIHVVVNNQIGFTTNPRDSRSTQYCTDIAKFIQAPILHVNAEDPEACVAAAEFALEFRQQFKCDVVIDLVCYRRWGHNEGDNPGYTQPLQAKVIAQKKPLSTIYAAKLAGATEDPSVTEAVVADIVREFDQKLSESLRDAEAVAAAYRSQLEAAHQQVKEMVKKGETKKRGMEGFSGRWKGFTNRYSHDPVATGIGDAVLDRIGTALGTFPDGFTVHPNLLKILLTRSENIKKRGSVDWGTGEALAIGSLVLEGVPVRLSGQDSRRGTFTQRHAVVVDYETGYDYYPLTTLDPKQAPFDVIDSSLSEAAVMGFEFGYSLDDPESLVMWEAQFGDFANGAQVIIDQFLTSCESKWNRSSGLVLLLPHAYEGQGPEHSSARLERFLQMCAEDNIQVAYPTTPAQYFHLLRRQVKRGFRKPLVVMTPKSLLRLPAAVSPVSEFAGSTHFREVLDDDRRGSQGEPAGGSPSHEGSADLVTRVLVCSGKVYYDLVKKREELKTQAVAILRLEQLYPWPEAQLSAALSKYRRAREFLWVQEESQNMGGWSFVEPRLRAMSFPFEYVGRDASASPATGSHHVHELEQKLLVDAAFAPTPSGPIGPGWVGWKTAATTINGAHANGHTGAAEDKTAITGVKAGAPGA, encoded by the coding sequence ATGTTCAGCGAGAACGGCGAATACGTCGAAGCACAGTTCCGCCGGTGGCAGCAAGACAAGAACTCGGTCGACCAGACGTGGCAGGCGTTCTTCGCGGGAATGCAGTTCGCCGGCACGCTCCCCGGCGGGGCCGCGCCGGCCGGCGGAAGTGGAAGCGGGGCCGCGAGTTCGGCCGACCTTCGGGTGCAAACGGGCGTCACGCGGCTCGTGTTCTGGTACCGACAGGCCGGACACCTCCAGGCCGACGTGAACCCGCTCGCCAGTGACCCGCCCCCGCCCTGCCCCCTTCTCAAACTCGAGAACTTCGGGCTCTCGGAAGCCGACCTCGATCGCACCATCGACGGCAGCATGTACTACGGGCTGAACGGCCCGGCCACCCTTCGCGACCTGCTCACCACCCTCAAAGCCACCTACTGCGGCACCACCGGCATCGAGTACATGCACATCGACTCGCTCGACGTGCGCTCCTGGATCGCCTCCCGGCTGGAACCGACCTGCAACCGGCCGATGCTGAAGCTGCGGCAGAAGTACCGCATCCTGCTCACCCTGCACCAGGCCGAGCTGTTCGAGAAGTTCCTGCACACCAAGTACGTGGGCCAGAAGCGGTTCTCGCTCGAGGGCGGCGAGACCCTCATCCCGGTGCTCGACGCGATCATCGAGAAGGGGCCGTCGCTCGGGGTGAAAGAGGTGGTCATCGGGATGGCCCACCGCGGCCGCCTGAACGTGCTCGCCAACACGCTGCACAAGCCGTTCAGCGAGATCTTCAACGAGTTCGAGGACAACTACCTCCCGCTCTCGACGCACGACGGCGACGGCGACGTGAAGTACCACCTCGGGTTCTCGGCGGACGTCGAGACGGCCGACGGCGGTACGGTCCACCTCTCCGTCACCCCCAACCCGAGCCACCTGGAGATCGTGAACCCGGTGGTCGAGGGCCGGGTGCGGGCCAAGCAGCGCAGGCACGGCGACAAGGAGCGCGTCACCGGCGTGCCCGTGCTCATCCACGGCGACGCGGCGTTCGCGGGCCAGGGCGTCATCATGGAGACGTTCAACCTGATGAACCTCGCCGGGTACCGCACCGGCGGCACCATCCACGTCGTGGTGAACAACCAGATCGGGTTCACCACCAACCCGCGCGACAGCCGCAGCACGCAGTACTGCACCGACATCGCGAAGTTCATCCAGGCGCCCATCCTGCACGTCAACGCGGAGGACCCGGAGGCGTGCGTCGCCGCCGCGGAGTTCGCGCTGGAGTTCCGCCAGCAGTTCAAGTGCGACGTGGTGATCGACCTCGTGTGCTACCGCCGGTGGGGGCACAACGAGGGCGACAACCCGGGCTACACGCAGCCCCTCCAGGCCAAGGTGATCGCGCAGAAGAAGCCGCTCTCGACCATCTACGCGGCGAAGCTCGCCGGCGCCACCGAGGACCCGAGCGTCACGGAGGCCGTGGTCGCGGACATCGTGCGCGAGTTCGACCAGAAGCTCTCCGAGTCCCTGCGCGACGCCGAGGCGGTCGCCGCGGCGTACCGCAGCCAGCTCGAGGCGGCGCACCAGCAGGTCAAGGAGATGGTGAAGAAGGGCGAGACCAAGAAGCGCGGGATGGAGGGCTTCTCCGGGCGCTGGAAGGGGTTCACCAACCGCTACTCGCACGACCCGGTCGCCACCGGCATCGGGGACGCCGTTCTGGACCGCATCGGGACCGCCCTCGGCACGTTCCCGGACGGGTTCACCGTCCACCCGAACCTGTTGAAGATCCTGCTCACCCGGTCCGAGAACATCAAGAAGCGGGGCAGCGTCGATTGGGGGACGGGCGAGGCGCTCGCGATCGGCTCGCTCGTGCTGGAAGGCGTCCCCGTGCGGCTCAGCGGTCAGGACAGCCGCCGCGGGACGTTCACGCAGCGGCACGCGGTGGTGGTCGATTACGAGACCGGGTACGACTACTACCCGCTCACGACCCTCGACCCGAAGCAGGCGCCGTTCGACGTGATCGACAGCTCGCTGTCGGAAGCCGCGGTGATGGGTTTCGAGTTCGGGTACTCGCTCGACGATCCCGAATCGCTGGTGATGTGGGAGGCGCAGTTCGGCGACTTCGCCAACGGCGCCCAGGTCATCATCGACCAGTTCCTCACGTCCTGCGAGTCGAAGTGGAACCGGTCCAGCGGCCTGGTGCTGCTGCTCCCCCACGCCTACGAGGGCCAGGGGCCGGAACACTCTTCCGCGCGCCTGGAGCGGTTCCTCCAGATGTGCGCCGAGGACAACATCCAGGTCGCGTACCCGACCACCCCGGCGCAGTACTTCCACCTCCTCCGGCGGCAGGTGAAACGGGGCTTCCGCAAGCCGCTCGTGGTGATGACGCCCAAGAGTCTCCTGCGCCTGCCCGCGGCCGTGTCGCCGGTGAGCGAGTTCGCCGGAAGCACCCACTTCCGCGAGGTGCTCGACGACGACCGGAGGGGGTCGCAGGGGGAACCCGCGGGGGGTTCCCCCTCGCACGAAGGCAGCGCGGACCTCGTCACCCGCGTGCTGGTATGTTCGGGCAAGGTCTACTACGACCTCGTGAAAAAGCGTGAGGAGCTGAAAACGCAGGCGGTCGCGATCCTGCGACTGGAACAACTGTACCCGTGGCCGGAGGCACAGCTCTCCGCGGCGCTGAGCAAGTACCGCCGCGCCCGCGAGTTCCTCTGGGTGCAGGAAGAGTCCCAGAACATGGGCGGCTGGTCGTTCGTGGAGCCGCGGCTGCGGGCCATGAGCTTCCCGTTCGAGTACGTCGGCCGCGACGCCAGCGCCAGCCCCGCCACCGGCTCGCACCACGTTCACGAGCTGGAGCAGAAGCTGCTTGTCGACGCGGCGTTCGCGCCGACGCCGTCGGGGCCGATCGGGCCGGGCTGGGTCGGGTGGAAGACCGCCGCGACCACGATCAACGGCGCGCACGCGAACGGGCACACCGGCGCCGCCGAAGACAAGACCGCGATAACCGGCGTGAAAGCCGGCGCGCCGGGGGCCTGA